The DNA window AGATGCAGCAGAACCCCATTTCAACGGGGAGTCCTGTTGCTTGAACGCCAAAGCGGCCAGGCGACCCCAGTAGACACCTGGCATAAAACGGACGCTCCCGTCCTCAAGGAAACAGGAGCCAGACCGCCGGGCATGCAGGTCGCCGGACACCCGGAGCAAGCGGCGCGTTACGAAGCGCGTCCCTGGGCGGCGGCCACTTCGACCAGCGTACGGACGAAGGCGCCGGTGGCTCCCCCGCCGGTCCAGGTTTTTTCCCCTTCCACAAAGGACGGACCGGCGATATCGATATGCGTCCAGGAGACGCCGTCGACGAACTCTTCCAGGAACTTGGCGGCCGTCATGGCTCCGCCCCAGCGGCCCGCGCCGACGTTTTTGATGTCGGCCACTTCGCTTTTGATCTGGTCGCCAAACTCCGGGAACATGGGCAGTTGCCAGGCGGCCTCTCCGCAGGTGTGCGACGCTGTTTTCACCTGGTCGCACCAGGCCTGGTCGTTGGTCATCAGGCCGGCCGTATCCGTGCCGAGCGCCACCACGCAGGCGCCAGTGAGCGTCGCCAGGTCGATCAGGTGGGCCGGTTTTTCGTCGAGCGCCACGTTGAGCACGTCGGCCAGCACCAGGCGGCCTTCGGCGTCGGTATTCAGCACTTCGATCGTTTTGCCGCTGCGGGCCGTGAGCACATCGCCCAGTTTATAGGCGTCACCGTCGAGCAGGTTTTCGACCAGCCCCATCAGCCCGACCACGTTGACGGGCAGCTTCAGCTGGGCGATCGCCTGCATGGCTCCCAGCACCGTGGCAGCGCCGGCCATGTCGCATTTCATGGTTTTCATGCCGTCGGTCGGTTTGATCGACAACCCGCCCGAGTCAAACGTTACCCCTTTGCCGACCAGCGCCAGCGGGGCCGAGCCGGCAGGGCCGCCCTGGTAGCGCATGATGACCAGGCGGGGCGGTTTGACGGAGCCGCGGGCGACGGCCAGCAGCGAGCCGCACTTCTCGGCGGTGAGCTTCTCTTGGTCCCAGACTTCGATCTCCAGGCCGCAGTCTTTGGCGACTGTCTCGGCGATCTGGGCGAATGTTTCGGGATACATGGCGCTTGGCGGCTCGTCGACCAGGCGGCGGGTCAGATTGACGCTCCCGCCCAGGATGGCGCCGATGCGGATCGCTTCCGCGTCGCCAGCCCAGAGCAGCTCGCCGCAGGGATTGATTTTCTTCTCGGCCCGGTACAGGTCCTGTCCCTGCATCCCCTGGAGGGCGCCGCAGAGGGCGGCCGCAGCCAGTTCGTTCGACAGATCGTTTGGCAGGTAGAAGGCGACGCGATCCAGCTTCTCGGCGGCCAGGTTCCGCGAGGCGGCTCCGCAGGCGGCCATGGCGCGTCCCTGATGGAAGGTTTCGCGGTCGCCCAGTCCGAGCAGGACCAGGCGTTTGGCCGACAGCCCCGCGGGGGCGAAGATCGTCCGCAGTTCGGCGTATTTGCCGGACGTCTGCTGGAACTCGATCATCTTGCTGATCAGGCCGCCCAGCGCTTTGTCGGCGGCGGCGATGGGGCCGTCGAGCGGTTCATTCTCAAACCGGGCGACGACAATCGCATCGGCTTTCACATCCGTAACCAGGTCGGTCAGCGGCGCGACATTCATACTTCCAT is part of the Lignipirellula cremea genome and encodes:
- a CDS encoding leucyl aminopeptidase — protein: MNVAPLTDLVTDVKADAIVVARFENEPLDGPIAAADKALGGLISKMIEFQQTSGKYAELRTIFAPAGLSAKRLVLLGLGDRETFHQGRAMAACGAASRNLAAEKLDRVAFYLPNDLSNELAAAALCGALQGMQGQDLYRAEKKINPCGELLWAGDAEAIRIGAILGGSVNLTRRLVDEPPSAMYPETFAQIAETVAKDCGLEIEVWDQEKLTAEKCGSLLAVARGSVKPPRLVIMRYQGGPAGSAPLALVGKGVTFDSGGLSIKPTDGMKTMKCDMAGAATVLGAMQAIAQLKLPVNVVGLMGLVENLLDGDAYKLGDVLTARSGKTIEVLNTDAEGRLVLADVLNVALDEKPAHLIDLATLTGACVVALGTDTAGLMTNDQAWCDQVKTASHTCGEAAWQLPMFPEFGDQIKSEVADIKNVGAGRWGGAMTAAKFLEEFVDGVSWTHIDIAGPSFVEGEKTWTGGGATGAFVRTLVEVAAAQGRAS